The Natrinema caseinilyticum genomic sequence CGACACGCTCCGGAACCAATGGAGGGGAAGTGAGAGGCGAGCGTCGACGACGCCGGTATCGACGCCGGACCCGAAGCGAGCGCGTCCGGTTACCGGCGCGCCGGCGGTTCGATCAAAATTTCGCCGGCGCCACTGACGCGGACGTAATGCCCGTGGACGTGAAACGAGAGCGTGCCGCCCGCTCGGGGCGTCCCGTCGTAGCGCGGCCGGAAGAGGTCGTCGAGCGCGTCGGGATCGACGGTTTCGTACAGCGAAACGCGGCTGTCCGTGACGTCTACGCCCATACAATCGGCCAGCGCGTGGACCACGGTCGTGCTGAGCGTCGCGGGTCCGGTCGGGTCGTGCGAGGCGCGATACAGGGGTGGAGAGCGAGACTGCGTAGCGGAGGGTGCGTATCCGTTCATGACCGTTCGTCGTCTACCCCTCTCTGTTTGAACACCAAAAGCGTAATCGTTGCTTAC encodes the following:
- a CDS encoding HalOD1 output domain-containing protein, whose amino-acid sequence is MNGYAPSATQSRSPPLYRASHDPTGPATLSTTVVHALADCMGVDVTDSRVSLYETVDPDALDDLFRPRYDGTPRAGGTLSFHVHGHYVRVSGAGEILIEPPARR